One region of Chlamydia psittaci 6BC genomic DNA includes:
- a CDS encoding endonuclease III domain-containing protein: MGNRDCIKNFILSTLDELFPDPQPSLTGWRTPFQLLVAILLSGNSTDKAVNAVTPRLFSLAPDAQTLVQLPLENLYSLISPCGLGRRKAAYLHNLAKILLEKYTGEPPASLELLTQLPGVGRKTASVFLGIIYKIPTFPVDTHILRLSQRWGISNKRSPSAAEKDLVLFFGESNSPKLHLQLIYYAREYCPALYHDTNKCKICAYLTRRSYEKKNKQNPLRNNMFCF, encoded by the coding sequence TTGGGAAATAGAGATTGCATTAAAAATTTTATTCTTTCCACTTTAGACGAGCTCTTCCCTGATCCACAACCGTCATTAACGGGGTGGAGAACTCCGTTTCAACTCCTTGTTGCTATTTTACTTTCAGGAAATTCTACCGATAAAGCTGTAAATGCTGTAACCCCCAGGTTGTTCTCCCTGGCTCCTGATGCGCAGACTTTAGTGCAACTGCCCTTAGAAAACTTATACTCCCTAATCTCGCCTTGCGGCCTCGGCAGGAGAAAAGCTGCCTACTTACATAATTTAGCGAAGATATTGTTAGAAAAATACACTGGGGAACCCCCGGCTTCTCTAGAGCTACTAACACAATTGCCAGGAGTGGGAAGGAAAACTGCATCTGTTTTTTTAGGAATTATTTATAAAATACCGACCTTTCCCGTAGATACGCATATCTTAAGATTATCCCAACGTTGGGGAATCTCTAATAAACGAAGTCCTTCAGCAGCCGAAAAAGATCTCGTTCTTTTTTTCGGAGAATCTAATTCTCCAAAACTCCATTTACAACTCATCTATTACGCCAGAGAGTACTGCCCTGCTCTCTACCACGACACAAACAAATGCAAAATATGTGCGTATTTAACCAGAAGATCTTATGAAAAAAAAAACAAACAAAACCCCTTAAGAAATAATATGTTCTGTTTTTAA
- the brnQ gene encoding branched-chain amino acid transport system II carrier protein → MNKNASNRASSKKELSVWSIGGSIFAMFFGAGNIVFPLALGYHYHAHPWLACFGMILSAVCVPLLGLFSMLLYSGDYKAFFSSIGKMPGMFFIIAILCLIGPFGGIPRAIAVSHATLVSLSDSKTTFIPNLPIFSLICCILIYLFACKLSKLIQWLGSVFFPVMLVTLIWIIFKGLIIPANPSFMESVSSKQAWSAGIIEGFNTMDLLAAFFFCSIVVISIRQLLENGEASDETPLNFQKINKKDKRTLGLAFALAAALLGLIYLGFALCASRHAGLLAHVSKGQILGRISAIALGPNSLLTGVCVFVACLTTEIALVGIFADFLARIISSKRMTYSNAVIFTLIPSYLISILNFENISLLLLPLLQLSYPALIALTCGSIAYKLWNFRHVQALFYLTLSLTIVLRLVS, encoded by the coding sequence ATGAATAAAAACGCTTCTAATAGGGCTAGTTCTAAAAAAGAGCTCTCTGTTTGGTCGATAGGAGGCTCTATTTTCGCCATGTTCTTTGGAGCGGGCAATATAGTATTCCCACTAGCCTTGGGTTATCATTACCACGCTCATCCTTGGCTTGCTTGTTTCGGCATGATCCTCAGTGCTGTCTGCGTTCCCTTACTGGGCTTATTCAGTATGTTATTGTATTCCGGAGATTATAAAGCTTTTTTTTCTTCCATTGGAAAAATGCCCGGAATGTTTTTCATCATAGCAATTTTATGTTTGATAGGTCCTTTTGGAGGGATACCTAGAGCGATCGCTGTTTCGCATGCCACTTTAGTATCTCTATCGGATTCAAAAACAACATTCATTCCTAATCTTCCTATTTTTAGTTTGATTTGTTGTATTTTGATTTATCTATTTGCTTGCAAACTCAGTAAACTTATCCAATGGTTGGGTTCTGTATTTTTCCCAGTGATGTTAGTGACTCTCATTTGGATAATCTTTAAAGGATTAATCATTCCTGCAAATCCTAGCTTTATGGAATCAGTAAGCTCCAAACAAGCATGGTCAGCAGGAATTATAGAGGGCTTCAATACTATGGACCTTCTTGCAGCCTTCTTCTTTTGCTCTATTGTTGTAATTTCTATAAGGCAACTGCTAGAAAATGGAGAGGCTAGTGATGAAACACCTTTAAACTTTCAAAAAATCAATAAAAAAGACAAACGCACTTTAGGTTTAGCTTTTGCTTTAGCTGCAGCACTTCTTGGATTAATTTATCTAGGATTTGCGTTGTGTGCTTCTCGGCACGCAGGCTTGCTAGCCCATGTAAGTAAAGGACAAATTCTAGGAAGAATTTCTGCTATTGCTCTCGGACCAAATAGTTTATTAACCGGTGTATGTGTGTTTGTAGCTTGCTTAACGACAGAGATAGCTTTAGTTGGGATCTTTGCTGACTTTTTAGCCCGCATCATCTCATCAAAAAGAATGACGTACTCTAATGCAGTAATTTTCACTCTGATACCCTCATACCTAATTTCTATTTTAAACTTCGAAAATATCAGTCTCCTTCTATTACCTTTACTACAGCTAAGTTATCCTGCATTAATCGCTTTGACTTGCGGAAGTATTGCTTATAAGTTGTGGAATTTCCGACACGTCCAAGCTTTGTTTTATTTAACCCTCTCTCTTACAATCGTTTTACGGTTGGTGAGTTGA
- a CDS encoding DEAD/DEAH box helicase, which produces MVLNALAGFRQTAMDYLATNRHDIALDFSGDCYNIRIPDEDSPDGDWVSTLKFSNIDNLTFASCSCPDGDCCVHLMTAFFSAYDAHGWLPLHHKFNLSFWYALFLKLFTEGARLHADGDKHYSIASSHVSLEISALSPEAFTEWLPIVHQSAEPNIATEKTFLQSALYRIAKRFFFFAEAGAKLDLIENNQGFPTQFSLQWQGISLKGEILDFATLESLFPKINFAQTSLPGNYQDFSVTKVRVAPEESKIYFTINPVQQDDKNQTVTKLGSVGYVAGSQLVILPPQETSVSIYVLSLLPATLKKQILSLLHYDAEKRPIRYSIHFLRDSSLSFSAYLESPGDLENGELIYPDFCYVPERGLFTIEGLLSPQVSFIIKADQVEEFLNNEGSLIREPGFEVFTNQVPEGQLTYNITQQGVLLFHYNTGNPASIDIHYGPWTYYSGQGFFLQRKADLEIQDGLIVEADQIPSFIMKHEVVLRTIPNFFAPTPPLKNLFFEVHKETKGSGLYLKPVFQGLEEENYRLFGVFLYRENLGFNLLPTPLQSLCSLPKKIPPEQVPDFINQNFQNDKLVFVDPQLRLPETFELVIRSITRPHPSSPLHLQLELKTNIGSIPLGTVLQALKNKRAFAFTKAGFLNFQHCLFQFLKQFIASQKCLIPENTVIATVTDIFKLDALAPLSTHEKIQASESDLAFFSQLKAACLPPIPQSLFSTDHKLRPYQNSGLLWLWFLYNHRLSGLLCDEMGLGKTHQATALLDIVFQSAEPTERPKFLVVCPTSVLPHWEHTLATHLPTVSIFSFHGPNKPEHLPPADVIITSYGTLRQNYAKFYKLSFTVTVFDEIHMAKNKNSQIHKILCRLDSQMKLGLTGTPIENNLLEFKGLLDIILPNYLLSDALFKKLFTKKHTAEVDDEIIPSQDLLLKLTRPFILRRTKKLVLPELPEKVESIIPCTLSPEQKKLYLSTLKREKAQIQQLESPEEQTVNYLHVFALLNHLKQICNHPAIFFKNPDKYREHESGKWEAFVRLLHDSLSSGYKVVVFSQYIHMIRIIMLYLEEIGVKYASIQGKSLNRKEEIEYFTTDPECRVFVGSLLAAGTGINLTAGNVVIMYDRWWNPAKENQALDRVHRIGQKNTVFIYKLMTEDTLEERIHYLIEKKIRLLDKVISTQDSNILHMLNREDLITILSYKDEHGGVDTTSNTSEEDEASLF; this is translated from the coding sequence ATGGTTTTAAACGCTTTAGCTGGCTTTCGTCAAACAGCGATGGATTACCTCGCTACGAATCGCCACGACATTGCTTTAGATTTTTCTGGAGATTGTTACAATATCCGAATTCCTGATGAAGATTCTCCTGATGGAGATTGGGTCAGCACGTTAAAATTCAGTAACATTGACAATCTGACCTTTGCCTCATGCAGCTGCCCTGATGGGGATTGTTGTGTTCATTTGATGACAGCGTTCTTCTCTGCTTATGATGCACACGGATGGTTGCCCCTACACCATAAATTTAACTTATCTTTCTGGTATGCGCTATTCCTTAAGTTATTCACAGAAGGAGCGCGGCTACACGCCGATGGTGATAAACACTATTCTATAGCATCTTCTCATGTCTCTTTAGAGATTTCCGCACTGTCTCCCGAAGCTTTTACAGAATGGTTGCCTATCGTCCATCAATCTGCAGAACCTAACATCGCTACAGAGAAAACCTTCCTACAATCTGCCCTATATCGTATAGCAAAACGCTTCTTTTTCTTCGCTGAAGCAGGAGCAAAATTAGATCTTATTGAAAACAATCAAGGATTCCCTACGCAATTTTCTCTACAATGGCAAGGGATCTCTCTAAAAGGAGAAATTCTTGATTTCGCTACTTTAGAATCCCTATTTCCTAAGATCAATTTCGCACAAACGTCTCTTCCTGGAAATTACCAAGATTTCTCCGTCACAAAAGTGCGTGTCGCTCCTGAAGAATCTAAAATATATTTCACAATCAACCCTGTACAACAGGATGATAAAAATCAGACTGTAACAAAACTGGGTTCCGTCGGCTATGTAGCAGGATCTCAACTGGTAATTTTGCCTCCACAAGAAACTTCTGTTTCCATCTATGTACTTTCCCTGCTTCCCGCAACATTGAAAAAACAGATACTCTCTCTACTACATTATGACGCTGAGAAACGCCCTATCCGCTACTCTATCCATTTCTTAAGGGATTCTTCTTTATCTTTTTCAGCATATTTAGAGTCCCCTGGCGATTTAGAAAATGGGGAATTAATCTACCCGGATTTTTGCTATGTACCCGAAAGAGGACTATTCACAATAGAGGGACTACTTTCTCCTCAAGTCTCCTTTATTATTAAAGCAGATCAAGTTGAAGAGTTTTTAAATAACGAGGGTTCGTTAATTCGAGAACCAGGATTCGAAGTATTTACTAACCAAGTTCCTGAAGGGCAACTCACCTATAACATTACACAACAAGGCGTTCTGTTATTCCATTACAATACAGGTAATCCTGCTTCTATCGACATTCATTATGGTCCTTGGACATATTACTCAGGGCAAGGCTTCTTCTTACAAAGAAAAGCTGATCTAGAGATTCAAGATGGTTTAATCGTAGAGGCCGACCAAATTCCTAGCTTCATCATGAAGCATGAGGTTGTGTTAAGGACTATTCCTAACTTCTTTGCTCCTACACCACCATTAAAAAATCTCTTTTTTGAAGTACATAAAGAAACTAAGGGGTCTGGGTTATATTTAAAACCAGTATTTCAAGGACTCGAAGAAGAAAATTATCGATTATTTGGCGTTTTCCTTTATCGAGAAAATCTTGGATTTAACTTACTTCCAACTCCTTTACAGTCATTATGTTCTCTACCAAAGAAAATTCCTCCAGAACAAGTCCCTGACTTTATTAATCAGAATTTCCAAAACGATAAGCTTGTATTTGTAGATCCTCAGCTTCGCCTACCTGAAACTTTTGAGCTTGTCATACGATCCATAACACGTCCTCACCCATCCTCTCCTTTGCATTTGCAGTTAGAACTCAAAACAAACATCGGTTCTATACCTTTAGGTACGGTACTACAAGCCCTAAAAAATAAAAGAGCTTTTGCTTTTACTAAGGCAGGTTTCTTAAATTTCCAACACTGCCTATTCCAATTTTTAAAACAATTCATTGCTTCTCAAAAGTGTCTCATCCCTGAAAACACCGTAATAGCGACAGTCACTGATATTTTTAAATTGGATGCTTTAGCTCCGTTATCTACTCATGAAAAAATTCAAGCCAGTGAATCTGATCTAGCTTTCTTCTCACAACTTAAAGCGGCATGTCTTCCTCCTATTCCACAAAGCCTGTTCTCTACGGATCACAAGCTGCGCCCGTACCAAAACAGCGGCTTATTATGGTTATGGTTCTTGTACAACCACCGTCTATCTGGATTACTTTGTGATGAGATGGGATTAGGGAAAACACACCAAGCTACAGCTCTATTAGATATTGTTTTCCAATCTGCAGAACCTACAGAACGTCCCAAGTTTCTTGTTGTTTGTCCAACAAGTGTTCTTCCTCACTGGGAACACACATTAGCAACGCATTTGCCTACAGTAAGTATTTTTTCTTTTCATGGTCCGAATAAACCTGAACATCTGCCTCCTGCCGATGTGATTATCACCTCATATGGCACTCTAAGGCAAAATTACGCCAAGTTTTACAAGCTTTCATTTACCGTCACGGTATTCGATGAAATTCATATGGCTAAAAACAAAAATAGCCAAATTCACAAGATTCTTTGTCGATTGGACTCCCAAATGAAATTGGGTTTAACAGGTACCCCTATAGAAAATAACCTTCTAGAGTTTAAGGGTCTCTTAGATATCATTCTCCCCAACTACCTCCTATCAGATGCTTTATTTAAAAAGCTCTTCACAAAAAAGCATACTGCTGAAGTAGATGATGAAATTATCCCTTCTCAGGATTTGTTATTAAAATTAACGCGGCCTTTCATCTTAAGAAGAACGAAAAAACTTGTTCTTCCTGAGCTTCCTGAAAAAGTAGAGTCGATTATTCCTTGCACTTTGTCTCCAGAACAGAAGAAGTTGTATCTATCTACATTGAAAAGAGAAAAAGCGCAAATTCAACAACTGGAATCTCCAGAAGAACAAACAGTCAACTACCTCCACGTATTTGCATTGTTGAATCACTTAAAACAAATTTGTAACCATCCTGCGATTTTCTTTAAAAATCCTGATAAATACAGAGAACACGAGTCAGGGAAATGGGAGGCTTTTGTACGTCTTCTCCATGATTCATTATCATCGGGCTATAAGGTTGTTGTCTTTTCACAATACATTCACATGATTCGCATTATCATGTTGTATCTTGAAGAGATCGGGGTGAAATATGCCTCTATTCAAGGGAAATCCTTAAATAGAAAAGAGGAAATAGAATACTTCACTACAGATCCAGAGTGTCGCGTATTCGTAGGTTCGTTACTCGCAGCAGGAACAGGAATTAACCTCACTGCTGGAAATGTCGTCATTATGTACGACCGTTGGTGGAACCCTGCCAAAGAAAATCAAGCTTTGGATCGTGTCCATAGAATAGGACAGAAAAATACTGTATTTATTTATAAACTCATGACTGAGGATACGTTAGAAGAACGTATCCACTACCTGATTGAAAAGAAAATTCGTCTATTAGACAAGGTGATTTCTACTCAAGATTCGAACATTCTCCACATGTTAAATCGAGAAGACCTCATTACCATTCTATCATACAAAGACGAACATGGTGGAGTCGATACTACAAGCAACACCTCAGAAGAAGATGAAGCATCTCTATTCTAA
- a CDS encoding phage holin family protein — MPFAKEAEMQRTCWKCEGSVSMHMPQCPYCSAFLQDPPVASGGFSSCHISFPEGSAKGESEDLFAVSSEDWEAVLSDQNTFQKPTEQSESDWSWLQHWPLVALFLGAGLLVFAMVILLFATDAGLTVTWPKNRAYIYGLLGAVFTYRGYLKLSQ, encoded by the coding sequence ATGCCATTTGCTAAAGAAGCAGAGATGCAGCGCACGTGTTGGAAGTGTGAAGGTAGCGTATCCATGCACATGCCCCAGTGTCCGTATTGCAGTGCATTCCTTCAAGATCCTCCAGTAGCTTCAGGAGGATTTTCTTCATGTCACATTTCTTTCCCAGAAGGCTCTGCAAAGGGAGAATCTGAAGATCTTTTTGCTGTTTCTTCAGAAGATTGGGAAGCTGTTCTTAGTGATCAAAATACTTTCCAAAAGCCTACCGAACAATCTGAATCTGATTGGAGTTGGTTACAGCATTGGCCACTTGTTGCGCTATTTTTAGGAGCAGGGCTTCTTGTCTTTGCTATGGTTATCCTGTTATTTGCTACGGATGCTGGACTGACTGTGACGTGGCCTAAAAATCGTGCCTATATTTATGGACTTTTAGGCGCTGTATTTACTTATCGGGGCTACTTAAAGCTTTCTCAGTAA
- the lpdA gene encoding dihydrolipoyl dehydrogenase, with product MSTDFDCVVIGAGPGGYVAAITAAQQGLKTALIEEQQAGGTCLNRGCIPSKALLVGAGIVSQIKHAKQFGIHIDGYSVDYPAMVQRKNSVINGIRQGLEGLIRSNKITVLNGRGSLISSTEVRVKGQDTSVIKSKYIIIATGSESRPFPGVPFSSRILCSTGILNLTELPKKLAIIGGGVIGCEFASLFNTLGVEITIIEVADQILSVNNADISKTMFDKFSRQGIRIITKASINALEDIGDRVRLTVNEQTEEYDYVLVAIGRQFNTTDIGLDNAGVIRDDRGVIPVDETMRTNVTNIFAIGDITGKWLLAHVASHQGIVAGKNAAGHNEIMDYSAVPAVIFTFPEVAMVGLSLEAAQQQGIPAKLTKFPFKAIGKAVAMAEADGFAAIISHETTQQILGAYVVGPHAASLIAEMTLAVCNELTLPCIYETIHAHPTLAEVWAENALLATNHPLHLPPQRL from the coding sequence ATGAGTACAGATTTTGACTGTGTTGTTATTGGTGCTGGACCTGGCGGTTATGTTGCAGCAATTACTGCTGCGCAACAAGGATTAAAGACAGCACTTATTGAAGAACAACAAGCCGGAGGGACATGTTTAAATCGTGGTTGTATTCCATCTAAAGCCCTATTAGTAGGTGCAGGAATTGTTTCTCAAATTAAACATGCAAAGCAATTTGGGATACATATTGACGGCTATTCCGTAGACTATCCCGCAATGGTTCAAAGAAAAAATTCGGTCATCAATGGAATACGTCAAGGATTAGAAGGTCTAATACGAAGTAATAAAATTACTGTATTGAATGGTCGAGGATCGCTAATCTCATCCACAGAGGTAAGAGTAAAAGGTCAAGATACTTCGGTAATTAAAAGTAAGTATATTATCATAGCTACAGGTTCAGAATCTCGTCCTTTCCCCGGTGTGCCATTTTCATCTCGCATTCTATGTTCTACGGGCATTTTAAACCTTACAGAACTTCCTAAAAAACTCGCTATTATCGGTGGTGGTGTCATTGGTTGTGAATTTGCCTCCCTATTTAATACTTTAGGAGTAGAAATCACTATCATAGAAGTCGCGGATCAGATCCTTTCGGTAAATAACGCGGATATTTCCAAAACAATGTTCGACAAATTCTCACGGCAAGGAATCCGCATCATCACGAAAGCTTCTATCAATGCACTTGAAGATATTGGAGATCGTGTAAGACTCACTGTAAACGAACAAACAGAAGAATATGATTATGTTCTCGTCGCGATCGGACGTCAATTCAACACTACGGATATAGGTTTAGATAACGCAGGGGTCATTCGCGATGACCGTGGTGTTATCCCTGTAGATGAGACTATGAGAACCAATGTCACGAATATTTTCGCTATTGGAGATATCACAGGAAAATGGTTACTTGCTCATGTTGCCTCTCATCAGGGGATTGTCGCAGGGAAAAATGCTGCAGGTCATAATGAAATTATGGATTATTCTGCAGTGCCTGCAGTCATTTTCACCTTCCCCGAAGTTGCTATGGTAGGTCTTTCTTTAGAAGCCGCACAACAACAAGGCATTCCTGCGAAACTAACAAAGTTTCCTTTCAAAGCTATTGGGAAAGCTGTTGCCATGGCAGAGGCTGACGGTTTTGCAGCTATCATCAGCCACGAGACTACACAACAGATTCTAGGTGCTTATGTTGTCGGTCCACACGCAGCATCATTAATTGCAGAAATGACCCTTGCTGTATGTAATGAACTGACATTACCTTGTATCTATGAAACTATACACGCTCATCCAACACTTGCTGAAGTTTGGGCTGAGAATGCGTTATTAGCAACAAATCACCCTCTTCATTTACCTCCTCAAAGACTATGA
- the lipA gene encoding lipoyl synthase, with protein MNDTPNEIQKPQQGKRLSERFPKWLRQVLPKGSVFDYTDKTIKRTGMATVCEEALCPNRTRCWSRKTATYLALGDACTRRCGFCNIDFTKKPLPPDPDEPRKIAESAKILQLKHIVLTMVARDDLEDGGASCLVRIIDTLHQELPESTIEMLASDFQGNVDALHTLLDSGLTIYNHNVETVERLTPMVRHKATYRRSLFMLEQAALYLPDLKIKSGIMVGLGEQESEVKQTLKDLANHGVSIVTIGQYLRPSRLHIPVKSYVTPETFDYYRRVGESLGLFVYAGPFVRSSFNADIVLNDIANKQSARAKS; from the coding sequence ATGAATGATACTCCTAACGAAATACAAAAACCCCAACAAGGCAAGCGTCTCTCAGAACGTTTCCCTAAATGGTTAAGGCAAGTTTTACCTAAAGGCTCTGTCTTTGACTATACCGACAAAACTATAAAACGTACTGGCATGGCTACGGTATGCGAGGAAGCGCTTTGCCCTAATCGTACTCGCTGCTGGTCAAGAAAAACAGCAACGTACTTAGCTTTAGGAGATGCTTGTACTCGACGTTGTGGATTTTGTAATATCGATTTCACAAAGAAACCCCTACCTCCAGATCCTGATGAACCTAGAAAAATAGCAGAATCAGCAAAGATCCTTCAGCTTAAGCATATCGTATTAACTATGGTAGCTCGCGATGACCTAGAAGATGGAGGGGCGAGTTGTTTAGTACGTATTATTGATACTCTTCATCAAGAGCTCCCTGAATCTACTATAGAAATGCTTGCTTCCGACTTCCAAGGAAATGTCGATGCTTTGCATACCCTGCTAGATTCAGGATTAACCATTTATAATCACAACGTTGAAACTGTCGAACGTCTCACGCCTATGGTGCGACATAAAGCCACGTACCGGCGTTCTTTATTTATGTTAGAGCAAGCTGCGTTATACCTCCCAGATCTTAAAATCAAATCAGGAATCATGGTAGGTCTCGGAGAACAAGAAAGCGAAGTAAAACAAACATTAAAGGATCTTGCAAATCATGGTGTAAGTATCGTCACCATAGGACAGTATTTACGTCCTTCAAGATTACACATACCAGTAAAAAGCTATGTGACTCCTGAGACTTTTGATTACTACCGGAGAGTAGGAGAATCTTTAGGCCTCTTTGTTTATGCAGGGCCTTTCGTAAGATCCAGCTTCAATGCTGATATTGTTTTAAACGATATAGCAAATAAACAATCTGCAAGAGCAAAAAGCTAG
- the sctJ gene encoding type III secretion system inner membrane ring lipoprotein SctJ — protein MFRSSISCCLFFIMTLFCCTSCNSRSLIVHGLPGREANEIVVLLVSKGVAAQKQPQAAASTGGASSEQLWDISVPAEQITEALAILNQAGLPRMKGTSLLDLFAKQGLVPSEMQEKIRYQEGLSEQMASTIRKMDGIVDASVQISFTTEAEDNLPLTASVYIKHRGVLDNPNSIMVSKIKRLVASAVPGLSTENVSVISDRASYSDITINGPWGLTDEIDYVSVWGIILAKSSLGKFRLIFYFLILTLFIISCGLLWVIWKTHTLILSLGGAKGFFDPAPYSKVALETKKPEEGAGEKKEGQAQPNPEDTEGPKDNAPEATEGNEENEGV, from the coding sequence ATGTTTCGTAGTTCTATTTCTTGTTGCTTATTCTTTATAATGACCTTATTTTGCTGTACAAGTTGTAACAGCAGATCGCTCATCGTTCATGGGCTTCCAGGAAGAGAAGCTAATGAGATTGTCGTTCTTCTTGTTAGCAAAGGTGTCGCCGCACAAAAGCAACCACAGGCTGCTGCTTCTACAGGAGGAGCCTCTTCAGAACAACTATGGGATATTTCTGTTCCTGCAGAGCAAATTACAGAAGCATTAGCAATTTTAAATCAGGCTGGTCTTCCTAGAATGAAAGGCACAAGCCTCTTAGATCTATTCGCCAAACAAGGTCTTGTCCCATCAGAAATGCAAGAAAAGATCCGGTACCAAGAAGGTCTTTCTGAGCAAATGGCCTCTACCATTAGAAAAATGGACGGGATTGTTGACGCGAGTGTACAAATTTCCTTCACCACAGAAGCTGAAGATAATCTTCCTTTAACAGCATCAGTTTACATTAAGCATCGTGGAGTTTTAGATAACCCTAATAGCATTATGGTCTCTAAAATTAAACGCTTGGTTGCCAGTGCTGTTCCAGGGCTGTCTACAGAAAACGTTTCTGTAATTAGTGACCGAGCCTCCTATAGTGATATTACGATTAATGGCCCTTGGGGATTGACCGATGAAATTGATTATGTCTCCGTATGGGGCATCATCCTAGCAAAATCCTCACTAGGCAAATTCCGTTTAATCTTTTACTTCTTAATACTTACCCTATTCATCATCTCTTGTGGATTACTTTGGGTAATTTGGAAAACACATACATTGATTCTTTCCTTAGGTGGAGCAAAAGGGTTCTTCGATCCAGCTCCCTATTCTAAAGTTGCCCTAGAGACTAAGAAACCCGAAGAAGGTGCTGGAGAGAAAAAAGAAGGACAAGCTCAACCTAATCCAGAGGATACAGAAGGTCCTAAAGACAATGCACCAGAGGCAACAGAAGGAAACGAAGAAAATGAGGGTGTCTAG
- a CDS encoding HrpE/YscL family type III secretion apparatus protein: protein MKFFSLIFKHDEVVPNKKVLAPEAFSALLDAKELLEKTKEDSESYTRETKEECEVLRKNAKEQGFKEGCEQWNSQLAYLEKETHSLRNKVKEALVPLAIASIKKILGKELEIHPEAIVSIIAKALKELTQHKKIIIHVNPKDLALVEQNRPELKKIVEYADTLIIAPKADVTQGGCVIETEAGIVNAQLDVQLAALEKAFSTILKQQNPVDEAQLKQEVPADDAQDKQE, encoded by the coding sequence ATGAAGTTTTTTAGTCTAATTTTTAAACATGACGAAGTCGTACCGAATAAAAAAGTCCTTGCTCCGGAGGCTTTTTCAGCTCTGCTTGACGCTAAAGAACTCTTAGAAAAAACAAAAGAAGATAGTGAATCTTACACTAGGGAAACAAAAGAAGAATGTGAAGTATTACGTAAAAATGCAAAAGAGCAAGGTTTTAAAGAAGGCTGTGAACAATGGAATTCTCAACTTGCCTATTTAGAAAAAGAAACTCATAGTCTTCGTAATAAAGTTAAAGAAGCTCTTGTTCCTTTAGCGATTGCTAGTATAAAAAAGATTCTTGGTAAAGAATTAGAAATTCATCCAGAAGCCATTGTTTCTATTATTGCTAAAGCATTAAAAGAACTCACTCAACATAAAAAAATTATCATCCACGTAAACCCCAAAGATCTTGCACTTGTTGAGCAAAATCGTCCTGAGTTGAAAAAAATCGTTGAGTATGCTGATACATTGATCATTGCTCCTAAAGCGGATGTGACACAAGGAGGTTGTGTCATAGAAACAGAAGCAGGTATAGTAAATGCTCAGTTGGATGTACAATTAGCTGCTTTAGAAAAAGCGTTCTCTACTATACTAAAACAACAAAATCCTGTAGATGAAGCTCAACTTAAGCAAGAAGTGCCTGCTGATGACGCTCAGGACAAGCAAGAATAA